The following proteins come from a genomic window of Aquimarina sp. MAR_2010_214:
- a CDS encoding FecR family protein yields the protein MKKSDNIDDFLAKWASGELSEEEINDFKKSKDYILYETILEGTKLLEVPKVDEGKLFDRIQKDISKEKKVFSLIPAWAYTIAASIALIIGYTIFFNQNITHQSGFGEQLAITLPDGSEAILNAKSKLYYKKGSWENKERIVFLDGEAFFKVKKGSTFTVQSKTNSVLVLGTQFNVNTIPNFFEVICYEGKVKVNNSDSSKIITKGQAVRSVNSSFEEWELNDVSPSWLLGESSFSNTPLQYVISALEKQYSITIQSKNININQRYSGGFTHNNLQNALHTIFDAMDIKFIFTDKNTIELSEK from the coding sequence ATGAAAAAGTCTGATAACATAGATGATTTTTTAGCCAAATGGGCTAGTGGAGAATTATCCGAAGAAGAAATCAATGATTTCAAAAAATCTAAGGATTATATTTTATATGAAACTATTCTCGAAGGAACAAAGCTACTTGAAGTACCTAAAGTAGACGAGGGAAAACTTTTTGATCGTATTCAAAAAGACATCTCCAAAGAGAAAAAAGTCTTCTCCTTGATTCCTGCATGGGCATACACAATCGCCGCAAGTATTGCGTTGATCATTGGGTACACTATATTTTTTAATCAAAACATTACGCATCAATCCGGATTTGGCGAGCAGTTAGCGATAACACTTCCTGATGGTTCTGAAGCTATTTTGAATGCTAAATCCAAACTGTATTATAAAAAAGGAAGCTGGGAAAATAAAGAACGAATCGTGTTTTTGGATGGTGAAGCCTTTTTTAAAGTAAAAAAGGGAAGTACGTTTACTGTACAATCTAAAACCAATTCTGTTTTGGTACTGGGGACACAATTTAACGTTAATACTATCCCAAATTTCTTTGAAGTAATCTGTTATGAAGGAAAAGTAAAAGTAAACAATAGTGATTCTTCAAAAATCATTACCAAAGGACAAGCGGTAAGAAGTGTCAACTCATCCTTTGAAGAATGGGAACTGAATGATGTTTCTCCATCATGGTTACTAGGAGAAAGTAGTTTTTCTAATACTCCATTACAATATGTAATATCAGCTTTGGAAAAACAGTATAGTATTACTATTCAAAGTAAGAATATTAATATAAATCAACGATATAGTGGAGGATTTACACACAATAATCTACAAAATGCTTTGCATACTATTTTTGATGCAATGGATATTAAGTTTATTTTTACAGATAAGAATACTATAGAATTGTCTGAAAAATAA
- a CDS encoding carboxypeptidase-like regulatory domain-containing protein: MKYFFLLLIFLFSLSANAQEKKEDLHYTNISIDTFLTEMEELFDVKFSYNSSSFANIVITIDQDAISLKEIISIISNQYPIHFTQVDERYYIVKLNKTISFCGYLIDKTHTPVEGATIINESRKTGTLSDKKGFFSLKNNSISDTLTISYLGYKTISIPIKNEINKKCDTYILSPEDFVLNEVIIKEYLTSGIVKTRDGSVKIQPNNLNIISGLSEPDILQNIQLLPGIESPLETASGIYIRGGTPDQNLILWDGIKMYNSDHFFGLISAFNPYITKDITIYKSGTQPIYGDRVSGVIDIKTDQNVPEKIQGGLGVNMTHADSYLKFPVSKKFGVLLSARRSITDVIETPTINTYSDRTFQNTNITANRSLFNPQFSEKKELFYFTDVTLKLIANLSEKHNIAISNLLTQNKLDYSFQDIDFVDMSSDQLTIKNFGTNVSWKSKWNTQFSTETQLSYSEYTLEYDGRNLFINQDQTVRKENTIKEYGLLFHSSWNIDPYFTFSNGYQLYSNMVAFYIKVNDSEIRNSKDNPTHSFYSNLQYSSPKNWLINFGVRGSYYSGLQSTFIEPRIYAERKIGKHFRIKGSAEVKNQSISQVIEFATLNFGLENQLWVAAQEDDIPLLRSKQYTLGTLFHKKTWNIEIDTYYKRIKGLTSLTKGFESTFENFSKGKSISKGVDFLIKKKVGKYSTWLSYSISDTEFVFNAINQGKGFKGNNNIGHSFSWSHALQWKKFQFSLGWKYRTGIPYTRASRYVTRNGTPKIIYAPINSKSLPDYHRLDFSVVYDFNWSSKNDNIKSRLGFSLLNLYGRKNILDRSYPLYRIPDSENNISYELREVDKLSLGITPNVTFRLSF, translated from the coding sequence ATGAAATACTTCTTTTTGTTACTTATTTTTCTTTTTTCTCTATCTGCGAATGCTCAAGAAAAAAAGGAAGATTTACATTATACTAACATCTCAATAGATACTTTTCTAACCGAAATGGAAGAGCTGTTTGATGTGAAATTTTCTTATAATTCTTCATCATTCGCAAACATAGTGATTACGATAGATCAAGATGCCATATCTTTAAAAGAAATTATATCAATAATTTCCAATCAATACCCTATCCATTTTACACAAGTCGATGAACGATATTATATCGTAAAACTCAACAAAACAATTTCTTTTTGCGGTTATCTTATCGATAAGACCCACACCCCCGTGGAGGGGGCAACTATAATTAATGAGAGCAGAAAAACAGGGACTTTATCTGATAAAAAAGGTTTTTTTTCTTTAAAAAATAATAGCATATCAGATACCTTAACAATCTCTTATCTTGGATATAAAACTATTTCTATTCCTATTAAGAATGAAATCAACAAAAAATGTGATACCTATATTCTATCTCCAGAGGATTTTGTTTTAAACGAAGTAATTATAAAAGAGTATCTAACCTCAGGAATCGTAAAAACCAGAGATGGATCGGTTAAAATTCAACCTAATAATCTTAATATAATTTCGGGATTATCTGAACCTGATATCCTGCAAAATATTCAACTTTTACCAGGTATTGAAAGTCCACTTGAAACTGCATCAGGAATTTACATAAGAGGTGGTACACCTGATCAAAATCTAATTTTATGGGATGGTATCAAAATGTATAACTCTGATCATTTTTTTGGACTCATTTCTGCTTTCAACCCTTATATCACTAAAGACATCACAATATATAAAAGCGGTACTCAGCCTATTTATGGAGATCGGGTTTCGGGAGTTATTGATATCAAAACTGATCAAAACGTTCCTGAGAAAATACAAGGTGGTTTAGGGGTTAATATGACACATGCCGATAGTTATTTAAAATTTCCGGTATCAAAAAAATTTGGTGTGTTACTATCCGCAAGAAGATCGATTACAGATGTTATAGAAACTCCCACAATTAATACTTATTCTGATCGGACTTTTCAAAACACCAATATTACTGCCAATAGATCTTTATTTAATCCGCAGTTTTCAGAAAAAAAAGAATTATTTTATTTTACCGATGTCACTTTGAAGTTGATTGCAAATCTTTCTGAAAAGCATAATATCGCAATTTCTAATTTGTTAACCCAAAACAAACTTGATTATTCTTTTCAGGATATTGATTTTGTAGATATGTCGAGTGATCAGCTTACTATCAAAAATTTTGGAACAAACGTTTCTTGGAAAAGCAAGTGGAATACTCAATTCTCAACTGAAACTCAACTTTCATATTCTGAATACACACTTGAATATGATGGGAGGAACCTCTTTATTAATCAAGATCAAACTGTTAGAAAAGAAAATACCATCAAAGAGTATGGTTTGTTATTTCATTCTAGCTGGAACATCGATCCCTATTTTACTTTTTCTAATGGATATCAGTTATATTCTAATATGGTAGCTTTTTATATAAAAGTTAATGATTCTGAAATCAGAAATTCAAAAGACAATCCCACTCATAGTTTTTATTCTAACTTACAATACAGTTCTCCTAAAAACTGGCTAATTAATTTTGGAGTAAGAGGAAGTTATTATTCTGGATTACAATCTACTTTTATAGAACCTAGGATCTATGCAGAACGAAAAATAGGAAAGCATTTTAGGATTAAAGGATCTGCAGAGGTAAAAAATCAATCTATTAGCCAGGTTATCGAGTTTGCCACTCTTAATTTTGGCCTCGAAAATCAGTTATGGGTGGCAGCACAAGAAGATGATATCCCATTATTGAGAAGTAAGCAATATACTTTGGGTACACTTTTTCATAAAAAAACCTGGAATATTGAGATTGACACCTATTACAAAAGAATAAAAGGACTTACCTCACTCACCAAGGGATTCGAATCTACCTTTGAAAATTTTTCTAAAGGAAAAAGTATTTCTAAAGGAGTTGATTTTTTAATCAAGAAGAAAGTTGGCAAATATTCAACTTGGCTAAGCTATTCTATTTCTGATACAGAATTTGTATTTAATGCCATTAATCAAGGTAAAGGGTTTAAAGGAAATAATAACATCGGCCATTCTTTTTCATGGTCACATGCTCTTCAATGGAAAAAATTTCAGTTTTCATTAGGATGGAAATATCGTACCGGTATCCCATATACCAGAGCATCGAGATATGTAACACGAAATGGTACACCTAAAATAATATACGCCCCTATAAATTCTAAATCTCTGCCTGATTATCACAGACTAGATTTTTCTGTAGTATATGATTTTAACTGGTCGTCAAAAAATGATAATATAAAAAGTCGCCTGGGTTTTTCTTTATTAAATCTATATGGAAGAAAAAATATTTTAGATCGAAGTTATCCTCTCTATAGAATACCTGATTCTGAAAATAATATTTCTTATGAATTAAGAGAAGTCGATAAATTGTCTTTAGGCATCACTCCTAATGTTACATTTAGATTGAGTTTTTAA
- a CDS encoding HmuY family protein gives MKKLSILFLVLSTVLVSCSSDDDTLALVPVKSEKISNLEAIQTGGQGTGNPIGGVFTKFDFETGKTTTSDTDWDVAFRGTTIAINGGTVTGAAEEPTRNGSVGAAIVTGTFAGVTSTKDVIFTQDADAAFAIPTVSDKGWYNYAGPPTHLISPIPGKILIFKTRNGNYVKVEILSYYQDEDTSKKSQYYTFNYVYNPNKGETSL, from the coding sequence ATGAAAAAATTATCAATATTATTTTTAGTACTTAGTACAGTGCTTGTTTCGTGTAGCAGTGATGATGATACACTTGCTCTAGTACCCGTTAAATCCGAAAAAATTTCTAATCTTGAAGCTATACAAACAGGTGGTCAGGGAACTGGAAATCCTATAGGCGGGGTATTTACCAAGTTTGATTTTGAAACTGGAAAAACAACGACTAGTGATACCGATTGGGATGTTGCATTTAGAGGTACTACCATAGCAATTAATGGAGGGACAGTTACTGGTGCAGCAGAAGAACCTACACGTAATGGTAGCGTAGGAGCGGCAATAGTTACGGGTACATTTGCAGGTGTAACCAGTACAAAAGATGTTATTTTTACTCAAGATGCAGATGCTGCATTTGCTATCCCTACAGTGAGTGATAAGGGGTGGTATAATTATGCTGGACCTCCAACTCATTTGATCTCTCCAATTCCTGGAAAAATACTTATTTTTAAAACCCGTAACGGTAACTATGTAAAAGTAGAAATACTGAGTTATTATCAGGATGAAGATACTTCTAAAAAGTCACAATATTATACATTTAATTATGTGTATAATCCTAACAAAGGAGAAACATCTCTTTAA
- a CDS encoding TonB-dependent siderophore receptor produces the protein MKIESLIIWVLTSFVIINGYSQGKAIDTTMVNELQEVVLTATRTERQLSSLPLPVTIVSQEIIKQSGTIRLNEILNEQTGIITVADESGFEGVQIQGITSDYILILIDGVPLVGRKAGNFDVNRLTVGNIKQVEVVKGPSSSLYGSDALGGVINIITEKPKSDVLSGNASYRIGSYTQQDINVDIKQCIKKFGYGVFANRFSSEGYDLNPDTAGQTVNPFENYTFNGRLYYDFSDQFSLFLSGRLYTQYQDAGFIANTMSFEGDSEEQEWNGHLRLDHKWSDHLATQYELYYTNYNAKEQLLDEASGDTVSDSDFDQRLLRPEIRTTYTFRNRSKLTTGIGFQYDQLDRTFFDKQVDFNSQYAYAQYDLNLIERLNIIAGVRFDNHSEYSNQFSPKLALRYKITAALAAKASIGYGFKAPDFRQLYFDFTNSAVGYTILGYNVALEKLNELQAQGQILDVVVPESSLQDPLEAESSIGYNIGLTYKKKQWNAELNLFRNDFKNLIDTRVIARKTNGQNVFSYFNFDKIYTTGLELNTNYRITDNVRLSAGYQLLYAFDKEKEKQVKNDEVFARDPETNQTVLVSRSEYFGLVNRSRHNANFKVFYDIVSANANINLRLLYRSKYALFDTNGNDLIDDYDTSFVDGFVTTNIAASKTFYEKFTLQIGANNLFDYTEENIPTLPGIQLYAKLNYQF, from the coding sequence ATGAAAATTGAAAGTCTGATAATCTGGGTTTTAACGAGTTTTGTTATCATTAATGGGTATTCACAAGGAAAAGCTATAGATACTACTATGGTTAATGAACTACAGGAAGTGGTTCTTACTGCTACTCGAACAGAGCGACAACTTTCTTCGCTGCCTTTACCGGTTACTATTGTTTCTCAGGAAATAATTAAGCAATCAGGAACCATTAGACTTAATGAAATTCTAAACGAGCAAACAGGTATTATTACTGTTGCTGATGAAAGCGGTTTTGAAGGAGTGCAAATTCAAGGAATTACTTCGGATTATATTTTAATTCTCATAGATGGTGTTCCTCTGGTAGGTAGAAAAGCAGGAAATTTTGATGTAAACAGGTTAACTGTCGGTAATATAAAACAAGTCGAAGTGGTTAAAGGACCATCTAGTAGTCTTTATGGTTCTGATGCCTTGGGTGGTGTAATTAATATCATTACAGAGAAACCAAAAAGTGATGTATTATCAGGGAATGCTTCCTATAGAATAGGTAGCTATACCCAGCAGGATATTAATGTAGATATTAAGCAATGCATTAAGAAGTTTGGTTATGGTGTTTTTGCAAACCGTTTTTCTAGCGAGGGTTATGATCTAAATCCGGATACTGCGGGCCAGACCGTAAATCCATTTGAGAATTATACATTTAATGGTAGGCTGTATTATGATTTTTCTGACCAGTTCTCGTTGTTTCTGTCTGGTCGTTTATATACGCAATATCAGGATGCGGGATTCATAGCAAATACCATGAGTTTTGAAGGAGATAGCGAGGAGCAGGAATGGAACGGGCATTTACGCCTCGATCACAAATGGAGTGATCATCTAGCTACGCAATACGAGCTTTATTATACTAATTATAATGCTAAAGAACAACTGTTAGATGAGGCCTCTGGTGATACTGTAAGCGATAGTGATTTTGATCAACGGTTATTACGCCCCGAGATACGAACTACTTATACATTTAGAAATAGAAGTAAACTTACTACCGGGATAGGTTTTCAATACGATCAGCTAGATCGTACTTTTTTTGATAAACAGGTAGATTTTAACTCCCAATATGCGTATGCCCAATATGATTTAAATCTTATTGAACGATTAAACATCATTGCTGGGGTGCGTTTTGATAACCATTCAGAATATAGCAACCAGTTTAGTCCTAAGCTTGCATTACGTTATAAAATTACAGCTGCACTGGCTGCCAAAGCATCGATAGGTTATGGTTTTAAAGCTCCGGATTTTAGACAGCTTTATTTTGACTTTACAAATTCTGCTGTAGGATACACCATATTGGGATATAATGTGGCTTTAGAAAAATTAAATGAACTACAAGCTCAGGGACAAATTCTTGATGTGGTTGTTCCTGAATCATCTTTACAAGACCCGCTAGAAGCAGAGAGCTCTATAGGATATAACATAGGATTGACCTATAAGAAAAAGCAATGGAATGCAGAACTTAATCTCTTTAGAAACGATTTTAAGAATTTGATTGATACACGTGTTATTGCTCGTAAAACTAATGGGCAAAATGTGTTTAGCTATTTCAACTTTGATAAAATATACACTACAGGTCTAGAGCTTAATACCAACTATAGAATAACCGATAATGTAAGATTGAGTGCAGGCTATCAGTTACTCTATGCTTTTGATAAAGAAAAAGAAAAACAAGTGAAAAATGATGAGGTATTTGCTCGTGATCCAGAAACTAACCAGACAGTGCTAGTCTCGAGATCAGAATATTTTGGACTTGTGAATCGTTCACGACATAATGCAAACTTTAAAGTTTTTTATGATATCGTTTCCGCGAATGCAAATATAAACTTAAGACTGCTATATAGAAGTAAATATGCTTTGTTTGATACTAACGGTAATGATCTTATTGATGATTATGACACTAGCTTTGTCGATGGATTTGTAACAACAAATATTGCTGCCAGTAAAACTTTTTATGAAAAATTCACACTACAAATAGGTGCAAATAATCTTTTTGATTATACCGAAGAAAACATTCCCACCTTACCGGGAATACAATTATATGCAAAACTTAACTATCAATTTTAA
- a CDS encoding DUF6607 family protein — protein sequence MKTIFCTLLGILLLSAATAQVNKKQLDREAIKKMCGCYEVTFKYTETFAPEIDYEKKLDYSAAALEWAQLIVDQDDKLSIQHLLVVHDTTVIKHWRQDWLYENRNVFYYNKDNSWIFKEMEKSNIKGQWTQKVYQVDDSPRYSGSATWIHADGKTYWENKTDSPLPRREYTKRKDYNVMLRGNRQELTDYGWLHEQDNDKIIRKEGEEDVLLAQEKGYNTYKKIDDSRCKLAQDWWKENNKLWEKVRTVWTDVYNRKGSLTMQKAVDKQPLFMHFYSLDNSSSTDDIKSIIDKFIVN from the coding sequence ATGAAAACAATATTTTGCACACTTCTAGGAATACTATTACTATCTGCAGCAACTGCCCAGGTAAATAAAAAACAATTAGATCGCGAAGCCATTAAAAAAATGTGCGGTTGTTATGAGGTTACATTTAAGTATACCGAAACATTTGCTCCTGAGATCGATTATGAGAAAAAATTAGACTATTCTGCAGCAGCTTTAGAATGGGCCCAATTGATCGTTGATCAAGATGACAAATTATCAATACAACATTTACTCGTAGTGCATGATACTACAGTAATAAAACATTGGCGACAAGATTGGTTATATGAGAATCGCAATGTCTTCTATTATAATAAAGACAACTCATGGATTTTTAAAGAAATGGAAAAAAGCAACATTAAGGGACAATGGACTCAAAAAGTATATCAAGTTGATGATAGTCCGCGATATTCTGGTAGTGCTACCTGGATACATGCCGACGGAAAAACATATTGGGAAAATAAAACAGACTCTCCTTTACCCCGCCGGGAATACACAAAGCGTAAAGATTACAATGTTATGTTAAGAGGTAATAGACAAGAATTAACAGATTACGGCTGGTTACATGAGCAGGATAACGATAAAATTATAAGAAAAGAGGGGGAAGAAGACGTATTATTAGCTCAGGAAAAAGGATATAACACCTATAAAAAGATAGATGATTCTCGATGTAAACTTGCACAAGATTGGTGGAAAGAAAACAATAAACTATGGGAGAAAGTACGAACCGTATGGACAGATGTTTATAATCGCAAAGGTAGCTTGACTATGCAAAAAGCAGTCGATAAACAACCCTTATTCATGCATTTCTATTCGCTTGACAATAGTAGTTCAACAGATGATATAAAAAGTATCATCGATAAATTCATTGTTAACTAA